A stretch of Cytophagales bacterium DNA encodes these proteins:
- a CDS encoding S8 family serine peptidase gives MRVRLIFFLSLCLGGYLGYGQSYYWVDRDIWLNKSPRYCSEWLKACSYELTKAEVSNLGLSRKEQVLQFEPLAIAPKKKNLSFALEQIEGQLLIDRGITGKGVKIGVIDGGFLNAPDSPPLHHLFENDHIASYKDYITPDLPDYAGSGNLDDQHGTGVLKMIGGIDPASKIQFGLATEATYYLARTDHGAYEKRLEEDLLIQALEEMEKAGVRLVNISLGYAKGYKNPSENYTPEDMDGSSMIAKAVDHAFFEKNMLVVVAAGNEGNDKKWRLLSTPGDSKGALTVGATKLKVWDRMEYSSIGPDFLNYTKPDISCYSSYGTSYATPVITGLAACVMELYPDLTAREVKAAIVASGNLYPYGNNHLGQGVPQVSRLLKVLAGEEVVQPEMVSANKNTYELAANKGDLMAVYHKQDTSRVVLREISRIKGEKVKIWREKDADFTTVLIGKQAIEIDWRN, from the coding sequence ATGCGTGTGAGACTGATCTTCTTTCTAAGCTTGTGCCTGGGGGGCTATTTGGGTTATGGACAATCCTACTATTGGGTTGATCGTGATATATGGTTGAACAAATCACCTCGGTATTGCTCCGAATGGTTAAAGGCCTGTTCATATGAGCTTACAAAAGCTGAAGTTTCTAACCTGGGATTGAGTCGAAAAGAACAGGTACTTCAGTTTGAACCACTGGCAATCGCACCCAAGAAAAAAAACTTAAGCTTTGCTCTTGAGCAAATTGAAGGGCAGCTGTTGATCGATCGTGGCATTACTGGGAAAGGCGTAAAGATCGGCGTGATCGACGGAGGGTTCCTTAATGCTCCGGATTCACCACCGCTACATCACTTGTTTGAAAATGACCACATTGCCAGTTACAAAGATTACATCACACCGGACCTACCCGACTATGCAGGCAGTGGCAATCTGGATGATCAACATGGCACTGGTGTGCTTAAAATGATTGGCGGGATTGATCCTGCTTCCAAAATCCAGTTTGGTCTGGCTACCGAAGCGACTTACTATCTCGCCAGAACGGATCATGGCGCTTATGAAAAGCGCCTGGAAGAAGACCTGTTGATCCAGGCACTGGAAGAGATGGAAAAAGCCGGCGTACGACTGGTCAATATTTCATTAGGATATGCCAAGGGTTACAAAAACCCCTCTGAAAATTACACCCCTGAAGACATGGATGGCTCTTCGATGATTGCCAAAGCAGTAGACCATGCCTTCTTTGAGAAAAACATGCTTGTGGTGGTAGCCGCAGGTAATGAAGGTAATGACAAAAAATGGCGATTACTATCCACCCCCGGCGATTCTAAAGGCGCATTGACCGTTGGGGCAACGAAACTCAAAGTCTGGGACCGCATGGAATACAGTAGCATTGGTCCCGATTTCCTGAATTACACCAAACCAGACATATCCTGCTATTCCAGCTATGGTACCTCCTATGCCACACCAGTGATCACGGGGTTAGCTGCCTGTGTCATGGAATTATATCCGGATCTCACGGCCCGGGAAGTCAAAGCAGCTATTGTGGCATCTGGAAATCTCTATCCTTATGGAAACAATCATCTCGGTCAGGGAGTCCCGCAGGTCAGTCGATTATTGAAAGTCCTGGCTGGTGAAGAGGTGGTTCAACCAGAAATGGTTAGCGCGAATAAGAATACATATGAACTCGCTGCAAATAAAGGTGACCTGATGGCGGTCTATCATAAACAAGATACCAGCCGGGTCGTGCTACGTGAAATTTCAAGAATCAAGGGTGAGAAGGTGAAGATCTGGCGTGAAAAGGATGCGGATTTTACTACTGTTTTAATTGGGAAGCAGGCGATTGAGATTGATTGGAGGAATTAA
- a CDS encoding glycosyltransferase, translating into MDHPKVSIIMAVKNTAPYLPACIDSILLQSYSNWELIAINDHSTDKSHFILESYAAKDDRVKVVTSKGQRLIPALQTGIRVAAGELINRMDSDDKMPADKLEVLVNEWLKHGKGTVIAGGTEHFVDEGEVGDGFRRYERWLNEVAANRQHFQEIYQECTIPSHSWIMHREDFDLVGGFESPVYPEDYDLTFRIYRQGLKVEGIDHVLHHWRDRSDRISRTWDEYKDNRYYDLKLRFFYELDRDKNRPLVVWGAGRNGKDLVKLILKQNERQVHWVCDNEQKVGKDIYGIIMQGLDDVPMIENPQILIAVTSPDAKKEIRQQLEIWGKKPVKDYWFFV; encoded by the coding sequence ATGGATCACCCCAAAGTCTCAATCATCATGGCGGTGAAGAACACCGCACCCTATCTTCCTGCTTGTATTGACAGCATTTTATTGCAATCTTATTCCAATTGGGAGCTGATTGCCATCAATGACCACTCAACCGATAAATCCCATTTTATTTTGGAATCTTATGCCGCGAAAGACGATCGTGTCAAAGTGGTCACTAGTAAAGGTCAACGTTTGATCCCTGCCCTTCAAACAGGAATACGTGTGGCAGCGGGAGAGCTGATCAACCGCATGGATTCGGATGATAAAATGCCAGCAGATAAACTGGAAGTACTTGTCAATGAGTGGTTGAAACACGGGAAAGGAACTGTGATTGCCGGAGGTACCGAGCATTTTGTGGATGAAGGAGAAGTTGGAGATGGCTTCCGTAGATATGAGCGGTGGCTCAATGAAGTGGCCGCGAATAGGCAGCATTTTCAGGAGATCTATCAGGAGTGTACCATTCCTTCACATAGTTGGATCATGCATCGCGAAGATTTTGACCTGGTAGGAGGGTTTGAGTCTCCGGTCTATCCTGAGGATTATGACCTGACTTTTCGGATCTATCGGCAAGGCTTGAAAGTCGAAGGGATTGATCATGTCCTGCATCATTGGCGAGATCGATCCGACAGGATTTCGCGTACCTGGGACGAATACAAAGACAATCGCTACTACGATCTGAAATTGCGGTTCTTTTATGAGTTGGATCGCGATAAGAACAGGCCTTTGGTGGTTTGGGGCGCCGGAAGAAATGGCAAGGACCTGGTGAAATTGATCCTGAAACAAAACGAAAGACAGGTGCATTGGGTATGTGACAATGAACAAAAAGTAGGTAAGGACATTTATGGGATCATCATGCAAGGCCTGGACGATGTACCTATGATCGAAAATCCTCAAATCCTAATAGCTGTGACCTCACCAGATGCGAAAAAAGAAATCAGGCAACAGTTAGAGATTTGGGGTAAGAAGCCGGTGAAAGATTATTGGTTTTTTGTTTGA
- a CDS encoding aminopeptidase P family protein produces the protein MRYKPLSASFYQRNRARLLERLPKNCAVLITSNDIMPTNADGVMPFRQNNDLFYLTGIDQEETTLLLAPQFPDEDLREVLFLKKTNEHIKVWEGQKFTQKEGGELSGISKVKWSDTFESTLGTVLPHVEEIYVYRNEQDRSDSPVQTRNDKLIQVLKQNYPLHPLRRLAPAVNDLRTCKTTEEIDAIREACKITGAGFESVARQMKPGMHEYEIEAIWSYEFLRRGSRGFAYQPIVASGENSCVLHYVENDQVMQDGEVVLMDIGAEYGNYNADLTRVLPTNGRFTDRQKAVYEAVLRVKNEATKLLVPGGNLKDYQKSVGKLMESELIGLGLITKEEVAKQNEDSPIYRNYFMHGTSHHLGLDVHDVPSRYQDFKTGMVFTVEPGIYIPEENLGIRLEDDVVITEGTPQNLMHDIPIEVNDIEALMNA, from the coding sequence ATGAGATACAAACCACTTTCGGCTTCTTTCTATCAGCGCAACCGGGCAAGATTACTCGAACGCCTTCCTAAAAACTGTGCAGTGTTGATCACCTCCAATGACATCATGCCTACCAATGCGGATGGGGTCATGCCTTTTCGCCAAAACAATGATTTGTTTTATCTGACGGGGATTGATCAGGAAGAAACAACCTTGCTATTGGCACCGCAATTTCCGGATGAGGATTTGCGAGAAGTTTTGTTCCTAAAGAAAACCAATGAGCACATCAAGGTTTGGGAAGGTCAGAAATTTACCCAGAAAGAAGGTGGCGAACTTTCTGGGATCTCAAAAGTGAAGTGGTCAGATACGTTTGAGTCTACGCTGGGGACTGTACTGCCACATGTAGAAGAGATTTATGTATATCGCAATGAGCAGGACCGTAGCGATAGTCCGGTTCAGACACGCAATGACAAACTCATTCAGGTATTAAAGCAAAACTATCCGCTGCATCCGTTGAGACGTTTAGCACCTGCGGTGAATGATCTGAGGACTTGCAAAACAACCGAAGAGATTGATGCCATTCGGGAAGCTTGTAAAATTACCGGAGCAGGTTTCGAAAGCGTGGCCAGGCAAATGAAACCTGGGATGCATGAGTATGAAATTGAAGCGATCTGGAGCTATGAGTTTTTGAGAAGAGGCTCACGGGGTTTTGCATACCAACCCATTGTTGCTTCCGGTGAAAATAGTTGTGTCCTGCACTATGTAGAGAATGACCAGGTCATGCAAGATGGTGAGGTGGTCTTGATGGATATCGGTGCCGAATATGGCAATTACAACGCTGATCTTACGCGCGTGCTTCCAACAAATGGTCGCTTTACTGATCGTCAGAAAGCAGTCTATGAAGCCGTACTTCGTGTGAAAAATGAAGCTACCAAACTGCTTGTTCCGGGTGGAAATTTGAAAGACTATCAAAAGTCAGTGGGCAAATTGATGGAATCAGAGCTTATCGGTTTAGGGCTGATCACTAAAGAAGAAGTAGCTAAACAGAATGAAGATAGTCCAATTTATCGGAATTACTTCATGCACGGCACATCGCATCATTTAGGGCTCGATGTGCATGATGTGCCTTCCAGGTATCAGGATTTCAAAACAGGTATGGTGTTTACCGTGGAGCCGGGTATCTATATCCCAGAAGAAAATCTGGGCATTCGATTGGAAGATGACGTGGTGATTACGGAGGGTACCCCACAAAACCTGATGCATGACATTCCAATTGAAGTAAATGACATTGAGGCGTTGATGAACGCTTAA